From Gopherus flavomarginatus isolate rGopFla2 chromosome 16, rGopFla2.mat.asm, whole genome shotgun sequence, a single genomic window includes:
- the TROAP gene encoding tastin isoform X3 — protein MAQVRKSPEWVSLAHPPRGKWKESCSLAGSHPQLGKENEPSAWDGSDTRSRSKIPVLSKSRLSPDFQQLHQAWESQFQKGKAASKKPCTQTCPFNLTCKGDKFHVVPCAGMAAATEPPAGSPNPLSRSQPRGPLEEIQLGAAAQKNVPGSCVPGDKEVEFVADPVALASILSNVGLANSMLGVARKPSLARRVPVRGSRGNSLHASGCARTVHGSLYVASGTPALCPDPVRTSCFSRLAPQDAARRATQDPAQHSGLLLKSQQIQALSATLRDLGSCAQPAGHPTLQRLGTGAKEACRGRPHPIAAATQSKPAGSQEADGTRDQSSNGKATGGKAGTGGQRATHSSGSPSRRDPMGASHTEEFVPDPDALASVLSNMGLRHAALGPTGKLSLARRVPVKGLRGVPPSSQGSIMGSRTSLLRPQGSVPPKGDFVRTSCYSTLGLKGIEAPDGLQAAPVAGTPRTREISRYSPFGSARRVPVTQPQSLRGTCFSTRFPHRLAVFPRTPSTAEALDKHPAQGALQTPARWAGGLSPEPRSSDPDDAAPPWEKIVVRLFGDGESQAAVEASVRKVLDRPGEGSSKAQRIEFLTRLLWKEVEGAGGSSSLEELQSLLAACTPSPGPPQTSPALPAASVGLERLPSPSSCQEPGLGPASGTTPPASSAAFPAAGTTLTFSSQRPVCSHPLIRSLRSPTAGGGAAGARAAPTASPPSHVALVKQRLGNLLSAPQRFQEACLDDECAFYTGRPPARLPPAARCCTDPVATLLQAQETMHFIPIMQVTPGGPPGEAGSSLQANLPPQPSR, from the exons ATGGCCCAGGTCAGGAAGAGTCCGGAATGGGTTTCCTTGGCCCACCCACCCCGGGGCAAGTGGAAAGAGAGCTGCTCCCTGGCCGGGAGCCACCCGCAGCTGGGAAAGGAGAATGAGCCGTCTGCCTGGGACGGGTCAGACACGCGGAGCCGCAGCAAGATCCCTGTCCTGTCCAAAAGCCGCCTGTCCCCGGACTTCCAGCAGCTGCACCAGGCCTGGGAGAGCCAGTTCCAGAAG GGGAAGGCTGCCAGTAAGAAGCCCTGTACGCAGACCTGTCCCTTTAACCTGACCTGCAAAGGGGACAAGTTCCACGTTGTGCCCTGCGCTGGTATGGCTGCAGCCACGGAGCCGCCGGCGGGATCCCCCAATCCGCTGAGCAGAAGCCAGCCCAGAGGCCCACTGGAGGAGATACAGCTGGGGGCAGCGGCACAGAAGAACGTGCCAGGCAGCTGCGTCCCCGGTGACAAAG AAGTGGAGTTTGTGGCTGACCCGGTGGCTTTAGCCAGCATCCTCTCCAACGTGGGGCTGGCAAACAGCATGCTGGGTGTGGCCAGGAAACCCAGCCTGGCCCGCCGGGTCCCtgtgagggggagcaggggaaacTCGCTCCATGCCAGCGGATGCGCACGG ACTGTGCATGGCTCCCTATATGTAGCTTCGGGGACCCCTGCCTTGTGCCCGGATCCAGTCCGCACCTCCTGCTTCTCCCGGCTGGCTCCTCAAG ACGCAGCTCGTCGAGCCACCCAGGATCCTGCTCAGCACAGTGGCCTGCTCCTTAAATCTCAGCAGATCCAGGCCCTGTCGGCGACGCTGAGGGACCTGGGGTCCTGTGCCCAGCCCGCG GGGCATCCCACTCTGCAAAGACTTGGCACAGGGGCAAAGGAGGCATGTCGGGGGCGCCCGCATCCCATTGCCGCGGCAACGCAGAGCAAACCAGCCGGGAGCCAGGAAGCTGATGGAACCAGGGACCAGTCCAGCAATGGCAAAGCAACCGGGGGCAAGGCTGGCACTGGGGGGCAGAGAGCAACCCACAG CAGCGGCTCACCCTCGAGGAGGGATCCCATGGGAGCATCACATACAG AGGAGTTCGTGCCGGACCCGGATGCCCTGGCCAGCGTCCTCTCCAACATGGGGCTGAGGCACGCTGCCCTGGGGCCCACGGGGAAGCTCAGCCTGGCTCGGAGGGTGCCGGTGAAGGGGCTGCGAGGGGTCCCACCCTCCTCTCAGGGGAGCATCATG GGCAGCAGGACCTCGCTGCTGAGACCTCAGGGCAGTGTCCCCCCGAAGGGCGACTTCGTCCGCACCTCCTGCTACTCCACACTGGGACTTAAAG GTATTGAGGCCCCAGATGGTCTCCAAGCAGCCCCGGTGGCTGGCACGCCTCGGACCCGGGAGATCAGCCGCTATTCGCCCTTTGGCTCCGCCCGGAGGGTGCCCGTCACGCAGCCCCAGTCCCTG CGCGGCACCTGCTTCTCCACCCGCTTCCCCCACCGCCTGGCCGTCTTCCCCCGCACACCCAGCACCGCAGAGGCCCTGGACAAGCACCCAGCCCAGGGAGcactgcag ACCCCAGCCAGGTGGGCCGGCGGCCTCTCCCCAGAGCCCAGAAGCTCTGACCCCGATGACGCAGCCCCGCCCTGG GAGAAGATCGTGGTGCGTCTCTTTGGGGACGGGGAGAGCCAGGCAGCCGTGGAAGCATCGGTGAGGAAAGTGCTCGACCGGCCCGGCGAGGGGAGCAGCAAGGCGCAG CGCATCGAGTTTCTGACCCGGCTCCTGTGGaaggaggtggagggggcaggcggctcctccagcctggaagagCTCCAGAGCCTGCTGGCTGCCTGCACCCCGTCACCGGGGCCCCCCCAGACATCCCCGGCTCTGCCAGCAGCCAGTGTCGGACTGGAGcgactcccctccccctcttcatgccaggagcctgggctggGCCCTGCCAGCGGGACGACGCCCCCGGCCAGCTCCGCTGCCTTCCCTGCTGCGGGCACCACACTGACCTTCTCCTCCCAGCGGCCCGTCTGCTCCCACCCTCTCATCCGCTCCCTGAGGTCGCCCACCgccggcgggggcgctgcag GGGCCAGGGCTGCCCCCACCGCCAGCCCCCCGTCCCACGTGGCCCTGGTGAAGCAGCGGCTCGGGAACCTGCTCAGCGCCCCCCAGCGCTTCCAGGAGGCCTGCCTGGATGACGAGTGTGCCTTCTACACGGGCCGGCCCCCTGCCcgcctgccccctgccgcccgcTGCTGCACGGACCCCGTGGCCACGCTGCTGCAGGCCCAGGAAACCATG CACTTTATCCCCATCATGCAGGTGACACCTGGTGGTCCCCCGGGGGAAGCTGGGAGCTCGCTCCAGGcaaacctgccaccccagccctcgaGATGA
- the TROAP gene encoding tastin isoform X1, which translates to MAQVRKSPEWVSLAHPPRGKWKESCSLAGSHPQLGKENEPSAWDGSDTRSRSKIPVLSKSRLSPDFQQLHQAWESQFQKGKAASKKPCTQTCPFNLTCKGDKFHVVPCAGMAAATEPPAGSPNPLSRSQPRGPLEEIQLGAAAQKNVPGSCVPGDKEVEFVADPVALASILSNVGLANSMLGVARKPSLARRVPVRGSRGNSLHASGCARTVHGSLYVASGTPALCPDPVRTSCFSRLAPQDAARRATQDPAQHSGLLLKSQQIQALSATLRDLGSCAQPAGHPTLQRLGTGAKEACRGRPHPIAAATQSKPAGSQEADGTRDQSSNGKATGGKAGTGGQRATHSSGSPSRRDPMGASHTEEFVPDPDALASVLSNMGLRHAALGPTGKLSLARRVPVKGLRGVPPSSQGSIMGSRTSLLRPQGSVPPKGDFVRTSCYSTLGLKGIEAPDGLQAAPVAGTPRTREISRYSPFGSARRVPVTQPQSLRGTCFSTRFPHRLAVFPRTPSTAEALDKHPAQGALQTPARWAGGLSPEPRSSDPDDAAPPWEKIVVRLFGDGESQAAVEASVRKVLDRPGEGSSKAQRIEFLTRLLWKEVEGAGGSSSLEELQSLLAACTPSPGPPQTSPALPAASVGLERLPSPSSCQEPGLGPASGTTPPASSAAFPAAGTTLTFSSQRPVCSHPLIRSLRSPTAGGGAAGRTQLRPECPVGAPQPLWTPQSVCYLASELMGTAQWGAGSDPAPGCSGLIAAAPVAGWTGGTDCGLQAPVRFTVTLSCRGQGCPHRQPPVPRGPGEAAAREPAQRPPALPGGLPG; encoded by the exons ATGGCCCAGGTCAGGAAGAGTCCGGAATGGGTTTCCTTGGCCCACCCACCCCGGGGCAAGTGGAAAGAGAGCTGCTCCCTGGCCGGGAGCCACCCGCAGCTGGGAAAGGAGAATGAGCCGTCTGCCTGGGACGGGTCAGACACGCGGAGCCGCAGCAAGATCCCTGTCCTGTCCAAAAGCCGCCTGTCCCCGGACTTCCAGCAGCTGCACCAGGCCTGGGAGAGCCAGTTCCAGAAG GGGAAGGCTGCCAGTAAGAAGCCCTGTACGCAGACCTGTCCCTTTAACCTGACCTGCAAAGGGGACAAGTTCCACGTTGTGCCCTGCGCTGGTATGGCTGCAGCCACGGAGCCGCCGGCGGGATCCCCCAATCCGCTGAGCAGAAGCCAGCCCAGAGGCCCACTGGAGGAGATACAGCTGGGGGCAGCGGCACAGAAGAACGTGCCAGGCAGCTGCGTCCCCGGTGACAAAG AAGTGGAGTTTGTGGCTGACCCGGTGGCTTTAGCCAGCATCCTCTCCAACGTGGGGCTGGCAAACAGCATGCTGGGTGTGGCCAGGAAACCCAGCCTGGCCCGCCGGGTCCCtgtgagggggagcaggggaaacTCGCTCCATGCCAGCGGATGCGCACGG ACTGTGCATGGCTCCCTATATGTAGCTTCGGGGACCCCTGCCTTGTGCCCGGATCCAGTCCGCACCTCCTGCTTCTCCCGGCTGGCTCCTCAAG ACGCAGCTCGTCGAGCCACCCAGGATCCTGCTCAGCACAGTGGCCTGCTCCTTAAATCTCAGCAGATCCAGGCCCTGTCGGCGACGCTGAGGGACCTGGGGTCCTGTGCCCAGCCCGCG GGGCATCCCACTCTGCAAAGACTTGGCACAGGGGCAAAGGAGGCATGTCGGGGGCGCCCGCATCCCATTGCCGCGGCAACGCAGAGCAAACCAGCCGGGAGCCAGGAAGCTGATGGAACCAGGGACCAGTCCAGCAATGGCAAAGCAACCGGGGGCAAGGCTGGCACTGGGGGGCAGAGAGCAACCCACAG CAGCGGCTCACCCTCGAGGAGGGATCCCATGGGAGCATCACATACAG AGGAGTTCGTGCCGGACCCGGATGCCCTGGCCAGCGTCCTCTCCAACATGGGGCTGAGGCACGCTGCCCTGGGGCCCACGGGGAAGCTCAGCCTGGCTCGGAGGGTGCCGGTGAAGGGGCTGCGAGGGGTCCCACCCTCCTCTCAGGGGAGCATCATG GGCAGCAGGACCTCGCTGCTGAGACCTCAGGGCAGTGTCCCCCCGAAGGGCGACTTCGTCCGCACCTCCTGCTACTCCACACTGGGACTTAAAG GTATTGAGGCCCCAGATGGTCTCCAAGCAGCCCCGGTGGCTGGCACGCCTCGGACCCGGGAGATCAGCCGCTATTCGCCCTTTGGCTCCGCCCGGAGGGTGCCCGTCACGCAGCCCCAGTCCCTG CGCGGCACCTGCTTCTCCACCCGCTTCCCCCACCGCCTGGCCGTCTTCCCCCGCACACCCAGCACCGCAGAGGCCCTGGACAAGCACCCAGCCCAGGGAGcactgcag ACCCCAGCCAGGTGGGCCGGCGGCCTCTCCCCAGAGCCCAGAAGCTCTGACCCCGATGACGCAGCCCCGCCCTGG GAGAAGATCGTGGTGCGTCTCTTTGGGGACGGGGAGAGCCAGGCAGCCGTGGAAGCATCGGTGAGGAAAGTGCTCGACCGGCCCGGCGAGGGGAGCAGCAAGGCGCAG CGCATCGAGTTTCTGACCCGGCTCCTGTGGaaggaggtggagggggcaggcggctcctccagcctggaagagCTCCAGAGCCTGCTGGCTGCCTGCACCCCGTCACCGGGGCCCCCCCAGACATCCCCGGCTCTGCCAGCAGCCAGTGTCGGACTGGAGcgactcccctccccctcttcatgccaggagcctgggctggGCCCTGCCAGCGGGACGACGCCCCCGGCCAGCTCCGCTGCCTTCCCTGCTGCGGGCACCACACTGACCTTCTCCTCCCAGCGGCCCGTCTGCTCCCACCCTCTCATCCGCTCCCTGAGGTCGCCCACCgccggcgggggcgctgcaggtAGGACACAGCTCCGCCCCGAGTGCCCCGTGGGAGCACCACAGCCTCTTTGGACCCCCCAGTCTGTCTGCTACCTGGCCAGTGAGCTGATGGGCACCGCCCAGTGGGGCgcaggctctgatccagccccagggtgTTCGGGTCTCATTGCTGCAGCCCCGGTAGCTGGCTGGACGGGGGGGACAGACTGTGGGCTCCAGGCCCCCGTGCGGTTCACAGTCACTCTCTCCTGCAGGGGCCAGGGCTGCCCCCACCGCCAGCCCCCCGTCCCACGTGGCCCTGGTGAAGCAGCGGCTCGGGAACCTGCTCAGCGCCCCCCAGCGCTTCCAGGAGGCCTGCCTGGATGA
- the TROAP gene encoding tastin isoform X2, with translation MAQVRKSPEWVSLAHPPRGKWKESCSLAGSHPQLGKENEPSAWDGSDTRSRSKIPVLSKSRLSPDFQQLHQAWESQFQKGKAASKKPCTQTCPFNLTCKGDKFHVVPCAGMAAATEPPAGSPNPLSRSQPRGPLEEIQLGAAAQKNVPGSCVPGDKEVEFVADPVALASILSNVGLANSMLGVARKPSLARRVPVRGSRGNSLHASGCARTVHGSLYVASGTPALCPDPVRTSCFSRLAPQDAARRATQDPAQHSGLLLKSQQIQALSATLRDLGSCAQPAGHPTLQRLGTGAKEACRGRPHPIAAATQSKPAGSQEADGTRDQSSNGKATGGKAGTGGQRATHSGSPSRRDPMGASHTEEFVPDPDALASVLSNMGLRHAALGPTGKLSLARRVPVKGLRGVPPSSQGSIMGSRTSLLRPQGSVPPKGDFVRTSCYSTLGLKGIEAPDGLQAAPVAGTPRTREISRYSPFGSARRVPVTQPQSLRGTCFSTRFPHRLAVFPRTPSTAEALDKHPAQGALQTPARWAGGLSPEPRSSDPDDAAPPWEKIVVRLFGDGESQAAVEASVRKVLDRPGEGSSKAQRIEFLTRLLWKEVEGAGGSSSLEELQSLLAACTPSPGPPQTSPALPAASVGLERLPSPSSCQEPGLGPASGTTPPASSAAFPAAGTTLTFSSQRPVCSHPLIRSLRSPTAGGGAAGRTQLRPECPVGAPQPLWTPQSVCYLASELMGTAQWGAGSDPAPGCSGLIAAAPVAGWTGGTDCGLQAPVRFTVTLSCRGQGCPHRQPPVPRGPGEAAAREPAQRPPALPGGLPG, from the exons ATGGCCCAGGTCAGGAAGAGTCCGGAATGGGTTTCCTTGGCCCACCCACCCCGGGGCAAGTGGAAAGAGAGCTGCTCCCTGGCCGGGAGCCACCCGCAGCTGGGAAAGGAGAATGAGCCGTCTGCCTGGGACGGGTCAGACACGCGGAGCCGCAGCAAGATCCCTGTCCTGTCCAAAAGCCGCCTGTCCCCGGACTTCCAGCAGCTGCACCAGGCCTGGGAGAGCCAGTTCCAGAAG GGGAAGGCTGCCAGTAAGAAGCCCTGTACGCAGACCTGTCCCTTTAACCTGACCTGCAAAGGGGACAAGTTCCACGTTGTGCCCTGCGCTGGTATGGCTGCAGCCACGGAGCCGCCGGCGGGATCCCCCAATCCGCTGAGCAGAAGCCAGCCCAGAGGCCCACTGGAGGAGATACAGCTGGGGGCAGCGGCACAGAAGAACGTGCCAGGCAGCTGCGTCCCCGGTGACAAAG AAGTGGAGTTTGTGGCTGACCCGGTGGCTTTAGCCAGCATCCTCTCCAACGTGGGGCTGGCAAACAGCATGCTGGGTGTGGCCAGGAAACCCAGCCTGGCCCGCCGGGTCCCtgtgagggggagcaggggaaacTCGCTCCATGCCAGCGGATGCGCACGG ACTGTGCATGGCTCCCTATATGTAGCTTCGGGGACCCCTGCCTTGTGCCCGGATCCAGTCCGCACCTCCTGCTTCTCCCGGCTGGCTCCTCAAG ACGCAGCTCGTCGAGCCACCCAGGATCCTGCTCAGCACAGTGGCCTGCTCCTTAAATCTCAGCAGATCCAGGCCCTGTCGGCGACGCTGAGGGACCTGGGGTCCTGTGCCCAGCCCGCG GGGCATCCCACTCTGCAAAGACTTGGCACAGGGGCAAAGGAGGCATGTCGGGGGCGCCCGCATCCCATTGCCGCGGCAACGCAGAGCAAACCAGCCGGGAGCCAGGAAGCTGATGGAACCAGGGACCAGTCCAGCAATGGCAAAGCAACCGGGGGCAAGGCTGGCACTGGGGGGCAGAGAGCAACCCACAG CGGCTCACCCTCGAGGAGGGATCCCATGGGAGCATCACATACAG AGGAGTTCGTGCCGGACCCGGATGCCCTGGCCAGCGTCCTCTCCAACATGGGGCTGAGGCACGCTGCCCTGGGGCCCACGGGGAAGCTCAGCCTGGCTCGGAGGGTGCCGGTGAAGGGGCTGCGAGGGGTCCCACCCTCCTCTCAGGGGAGCATCATG GGCAGCAGGACCTCGCTGCTGAGACCTCAGGGCAGTGTCCCCCCGAAGGGCGACTTCGTCCGCACCTCCTGCTACTCCACACTGGGACTTAAAG GTATTGAGGCCCCAGATGGTCTCCAAGCAGCCCCGGTGGCTGGCACGCCTCGGACCCGGGAGATCAGCCGCTATTCGCCCTTTGGCTCCGCCCGGAGGGTGCCCGTCACGCAGCCCCAGTCCCTG CGCGGCACCTGCTTCTCCACCCGCTTCCCCCACCGCCTGGCCGTCTTCCCCCGCACACCCAGCACCGCAGAGGCCCTGGACAAGCACCCAGCCCAGGGAGcactgcag ACCCCAGCCAGGTGGGCCGGCGGCCTCTCCCCAGAGCCCAGAAGCTCTGACCCCGATGACGCAGCCCCGCCCTGG GAGAAGATCGTGGTGCGTCTCTTTGGGGACGGGGAGAGCCAGGCAGCCGTGGAAGCATCGGTGAGGAAAGTGCTCGACCGGCCCGGCGAGGGGAGCAGCAAGGCGCAG CGCATCGAGTTTCTGACCCGGCTCCTGTGGaaggaggtggagggggcaggcggctcctccagcctggaagagCTCCAGAGCCTGCTGGCTGCCTGCACCCCGTCACCGGGGCCCCCCCAGACATCCCCGGCTCTGCCAGCAGCCAGTGTCGGACTGGAGcgactcccctccccctcttcatgccaggagcctgggctggGCCCTGCCAGCGGGACGACGCCCCCGGCCAGCTCCGCTGCCTTCCCTGCTGCGGGCACCACACTGACCTTCTCCTCCCAGCGGCCCGTCTGCTCCCACCCTCTCATCCGCTCCCTGAGGTCGCCCACCgccggcgggggcgctgcaggtAGGACACAGCTCCGCCCCGAGTGCCCCGTGGGAGCACCACAGCCTCTTTGGACCCCCCAGTCTGTCTGCTACCTGGCCAGTGAGCTGATGGGCACCGCCCAGTGGGGCgcaggctctgatccagccccagggtgTTCGGGTCTCATTGCTGCAGCCCCGGTAGCTGGCTGGACGGGGGGGACAGACTGTGGGCTCCAGGCCCCCGTGCGGTTCACAGTCACTCTCTCCTGCAGGGGCCAGGGCTGCCCCCACCGCCAGCCCCCCGTCCCACGTGGCCCTGGTGAAGCAGCGGCTCGGGAACCTGCTCAGCGCCCCCCAGCGCTTCCAGGAGGCCTGCCTGGATGA
- the TROAP gene encoding tastin isoform X4, with the protein MAAATEPPAGSPNPLSRSQPRGPLEEIQLGAAAQKNVPGSCVPGDKEVEFVADPVALASILSNVGLANSMLGVARKPSLARRVPVRGSRGNSLHASGCARTVHGSLYVASGTPALCPDPVRTSCFSRLAPQDAARRATQDPAQHSGLLLKSQQIQALSATLRDLGSCAQPAGHPTLQRLGTGAKEACRGRPHPIAAATQSKPAGSQEADGTRDQSSNGKATGGKAGTGGQRATHSSGSPSRRDPMGASHTEEFVPDPDALASVLSNMGLRHAALGPTGKLSLARRVPVKGLRGVPPSSQGSIMGSRTSLLRPQGSVPPKGDFVRTSCYSTLGLKGIEAPDGLQAAPVAGTPRTREISRYSPFGSARRVPVTQPQSLRGTCFSTRFPHRLAVFPRTPSTAEALDKHPAQGALQTPARWAGGLSPEPRSSDPDDAAPPWEKIVVRLFGDGESQAAVEASVRKVLDRPGEGSSKAQRIEFLTRLLWKEVEGAGGSSSLEELQSLLAACTPSPGPPQTSPALPAASVGLERLPSPSSCQEPGLGPASGTTPPASSAAFPAAGTTLTFSSQRPVCSHPLIRSLRSPTAGGGAAGRTQLRPECPVGAPQPLWTPQSVCYLASELMGTAQWGAGSDPAPGCSGLIAAAPVAGWTGGTDCGLQAPVRFTVTLSCRGQGCPHRQPPVPRGPGEAAAREPAQRPPALPGGLPG; encoded by the exons ATGGCTGCAGCCACGGAGCCGCCGGCGGGATCCCCCAATCCGCTGAGCAGAAGCCAGCCCAGAGGCCCACTGGAGGAGATACAGCTGGGGGCAGCGGCACAGAAGAACGTGCCAGGCAGCTGCGTCCCCGGTGACAAAG AAGTGGAGTTTGTGGCTGACCCGGTGGCTTTAGCCAGCATCCTCTCCAACGTGGGGCTGGCAAACAGCATGCTGGGTGTGGCCAGGAAACCCAGCCTGGCCCGCCGGGTCCCtgtgagggggagcaggggaaacTCGCTCCATGCCAGCGGATGCGCACGG ACTGTGCATGGCTCCCTATATGTAGCTTCGGGGACCCCTGCCTTGTGCCCGGATCCAGTCCGCACCTCCTGCTTCTCCCGGCTGGCTCCTCAAG ACGCAGCTCGTCGAGCCACCCAGGATCCTGCTCAGCACAGTGGCCTGCTCCTTAAATCTCAGCAGATCCAGGCCCTGTCGGCGACGCTGAGGGACCTGGGGTCCTGTGCCCAGCCCGCG GGGCATCCCACTCTGCAAAGACTTGGCACAGGGGCAAAGGAGGCATGTCGGGGGCGCCCGCATCCCATTGCCGCGGCAACGCAGAGCAAACCAGCCGGGAGCCAGGAAGCTGATGGAACCAGGGACCAGTCCAGCAATGGCAAAGCAACCGGGGGCAAGGCTGGCACTGGGGGGCAGAGAGCAACCCACAG CAGCGGCTCACCCTCGAGGAGGGATCCCATGGGAGCATCACATACAG AGGAGTTCGTGCCGGACCCGGATGCCCTGGCCAGCGTCCTCTCCAACATGGGGCTGAGGCACGCTGCCCTGGGGCCCACGGGGAAGCTCAGCCTGGCTCGGAGGGTGCCGGTGAAGGGGCTGCGAGGGGTCCCACCCTCCTCTCAGGGGAGCATCATG GGCAGCAGGACCTCGCTGCTGAGACCTCAGGGCAGTGTCCCCCCGAAGGGCGACTTCGTCCGCACCTCCTGCTACTCCACACTGGGACTTAAAG GTATTGAGGCCCCAGATGGTCTCCAAGCAGCCCCGGTGGCTGGCACGCCTCGGACCCGGGAGATCAGCCGCTATTCGCCCTTTGGCTCCGCCCGGAGGGTGCCCGTCACGCAGCCCCAGTCCCTG CGCGGCACCTGCTTCTCCACCCGCTTCCCCCACCGCCTGGCCGTCTTCCCCCGCACACCCAGCACCGCAGAGGCCCTGGACAAGCACCCAGCCCAGGGAGcactgcag ACCCCAGCCAGGTGGGCCGGCGGCCTCTCCCCAGAGCCCAGAAGCTCTGACCCCGATGACGCAGCCCCGCCCTGG GAGAAGATCGTGGTGCGTCTCTTTGGGGACGGGGAGAGCCAGGCAGCCGTGGAAGCATCGGTGAGGAAAGTGCTCGACCGGCCCGGCGAGGGGAGCAGCAAGGCGCAG CGCATCGAGTTTCTGACCCGGCTCCTGTGGaaggaggtggagggggcaggcggctcctccagcctggaagagCTCCAGAGCCTGCTGGCTGCCTGCACCCCGTCACCGGGGCCCCCCCAGACATCCCCGGCTCTGCCAGCAGCCAGTGTCGGACTGGAGcgactcccctccccctcttcatgccaggagcctgggctggGCCCTGCCAGCGGGACGACGCCCCCGGCCAGCTCCGCTGCCTTCCCTGCTGCGGGCACCACACTGACCTTCTCCTCCCAGCGGCCCGTCTGCTCCCACCCTCTCATCCGCTCCCTGAGGTCGCCCACCgccggcgggggcgctgcaggtAGGACACAGCTCCGCCCCGAGTGCCCCGTGGGAGCACCACAGCCTCTTTGGACCCCCCAGTCTGTCTGCTACCTGGCCAGTGAGCTGATGGGCACCGCCCAGTGGGGCgcaggctctgatccagccccagggtgTTCGGGTCTCATTGCTGCAGCCCCGGTAGCTGGCTGGACGGGGGGGACAGACTGTGGGCTCCAGGCCCCCGTGCGGTTCACAGTCACTCTCTCCTGCAGGGGCCAGGGCTGCCCCCACCGCCAGCCCCCCGTCCCACGTGGCCCTGGTGAAGCAGCGGCTCGGGAACCTGCTCAGCGCCCCCCAGCGCTTCCAGGAGGCCTGCCTGGATGA
- the PRPH gene encoding peripherin — protein MSARATSYRRAFGPPPLLSPGSGSYSYSSASASSRLSAARLLGSPGPGRSAQWVRGSLRAAQPARLAPGAERLDWALAEALNREFLATRGNEKAELQELNDRFASFIEKVRALETHNAALRAQLGQAQAREPARAADLCQDELRDLRRQLELLGQERDRAQVERDNLAEDLAALKQRLEEEIHRREDAENNLVLFRKDVDDATLSRLELERKIESLMDEIEFLKKLHEEELRDLQVSVESQQVQVEMETVKPDLTAALRDIRTQYESIAVKNLQESEEWYKSKFADLSDAANRNHEALRQAKQEMNESRRQIQSLTCEVDGLKGTNEALLRQMRQLEDQYGVEVGSYQDTVGRLEQEIQHLKEEMARHLREYQDLLNVKMALDIEIATYRKLLEGEENRITIPIHSLASLSMKTSVPEPEQTVESHTRKMVLIKTIETRNGEVVTESRKEQRSELDK, from the exons ATGAGCGCCCGGGCCACCTCGTACCGCCGCGCCTTCGGGCCGCCGCCGCTGCTCTCGCCGGGCTCCGGCTCCTACTCCTACTCCTCCGCCTCCGCCTCGTCCCGCCTGTCCGCCGCGCGCCTGCTGGGCTCGCCGGGCCCGGGGCGCTCCGCGCAGTGGGTGCGCGGCTCGCTGCGCGCCGCGCAACCGGCCCGCCTGGCCCCGGGCGCCGAGCGGCTGGACTGGGCGCTGGCCGAGGCGCTGAACCGCGAGTTCCTGGCCACCCGCGGCAACGAGAAGGCGGAGCTGCAGGAGCTCAACGACCGCTTCGCCAGCTTCATCGAGAAGGTGCGCGCCCTGGAGACGCACAACGCGGCACTGCGCGCCCAGCTGGGCCAGGCGCAGGCCCGCGAGCCCGCGCGCGCCGCCGACCTGTGCCAGGACGAGCTGCGGGACCTGCGGCGCCAGCTGGAGTTGCTGGGCCAGGAGCGCGACCGCGCGCAGGTGGAGCGGGACAACCTGGCCGAGGACCTGGCCGCGCTCAAGCAGAg gctggaggaggagatacACAGGCGTGAGGATGCAGAGAACAACCTGGTGCTGTTccggaag GATGTGGACGACGCCACCCTCTCACGCCTGGAGCTGGAACGCAAGATCGAGTCTCTGATGGACGAGATCGAGTTCCTGAAGAAGCTGCATGAGGAG GAGCTGCGTGACCTGCAGGTGAGCGTTGAAAGCCAGCAGGTGCAGGTGGAGATGGAGACGGTCAAGCCGGACCTGACGGCCGCGCTGCGTGACATCCGCACCCAGTACGAGAGCATCGCGGTGAAGAACCTGCAGGAGTCCGAGGAGTGGTACAAGTCCAAG ttTGCTGACCTGTCGGACGCGGCCAACCGGAACCACGAGGCGCTGCGGCAGGCCAAGCAGGAGATGAACGAGTCCCGGAGGCAGATCCAGAGCCTGACCTGCGAGGTGGACGGGCTGAAGGGAACC AATGAGGCGCTGCTGCGCCAGATGCGGCAGCTGGAGGACCAGTACGGGGTGGAGGTCGGCAGCTACCAGGACACGGTGGGGCGGCTGGAGCAGGAGATCCAGCACCTGAAGGAGGAGATGGCGCGGCACCTGCGTGAATACCAGGACTTGCTCAATGTCAAGATGGCGCTGGACATCGAGATCGCCACCTACCGCAAGCTGCTGGAGGGCGAGGAGAACAG GATCACGATCCCCATCCACTCGCTGGCCTCCCTCAGCATGAAAACGTCAG tgccTGAGCCGGAGCAGACCGTGGAGAGCCACACCAGGAAAATGGTTCTGATCAAAACCATTGAGACCCGGAATGGAGAG GTGGTGACTGAATCGAGAAAGGAGCAGAGAAGTGAGCTGGACAAGTGA